In Urechidicola croceus, a single window of DNA contains:
- a CDS encoding DUF4296 domain-containing protein has translation MKNNIYILFISIFIFACTSNTIYKKPDDLISKDQMIDLLVDMNIALSAKPQKNIEGKNGIDYMPFVYEKYGIDSLRFAKSNYYYSTDIDQYSKILKTVKERIENQKKEFEVLLREKDSVEKKPNVNSKTINNSKKNLDSIKK, from the coding sequence ATGAAAAATAACATTTACATACTTTTTATTTCAATATTTATATTTGCATGCACAAGCAATACTATTTATAAAAAACCAGATGATTTAATTTCTAAAGATCAAATGATTGACCTACTTGTAGATATGAATATTGCTCTTAGCGCAAAACCTCAAAAAAATATTGAAGGAAAAAATGGTATTGATTATATGCCATTCGTATATGAAAAATATGGGATAGATAGTCTAAGGTTTGCCAAGAGTAATTACTATTATTCAACAGATATAGACCAATACAGTAAGATTCTAAAAACGGTCAAAGAAAGAATTGAAAATCAAAAAAAGGAATTTGAAGTTTTACTTAGAGAAAAAGACTCTGTTGAAAAAAAACCAAATGTTAATAGCAAAACGATTAACAATTCAAAAAAGAATTTAGATTCAATTAAGAAATAG
- a CDS encoding dihydroorotase: protein MSKILIKNARIVNENSIIEGDLLIDGEYIVEIESSISPKNVETKVIDAEGSYLIPGVIDDQVHFREPGLTRKANIETESRAAVAGGITSFIEMPNTVPQATTQELLENKFKIAAKSSYANYSFMFGGTNDNLEELLKTDPKTVAAIKLFLGSSTGNMLVDNEEVLEKIFSSTKMLIAVHCEDEATIQKNLQKQKEIYGEDIPINLHPKIRSEEACYLSSSKAIALAKKTGARLHVFHLSTAKETELFTNKIPLEEKKITAEVCIHHLWFTDDDYDKKGTLIKWNPAVKTLKDREGLWKALLDDRIDVIATDHAPHTIKEKNNVYTKAPSGGPLVQHALVAMMKKHKEGKISIEKIVEKMCHNPAKLFKIEKRGFIKVGYYADLVMIDPSSPWTVNKDNILYKCGWSPFEGTTFHSKITRTFVNGNLIYNHGKFNDKIKGQRLQFNR, encoded by the coding sequence ATGAGTAAAATTTTAATAAAAAATGCTCGAATAGTAAATGAAAATTCAATTATTGAAGGAGATTTACTTATCGATGGCGAATATATAGTAGAAATCGAATCGTCTATAAGTCCAAAAAATGTTGAAACTAAAGTCATAGATGCTGAAGGAAGTTATTTAATTCCGGGTGTTATTGATGACCAAGTACATTTTCGCGAGCCGGGTCTTACTCGCAAAGCAAATATTGAAACCGAGAGTAGAGCTGCTGTTGCAGGTGGAATAACGTCGTTTATTGAAATGCCCAACACCGTTCCTCAAGCTACAACTCAAGAGTTGCTTGAGAATAAATTTAAAATTGCTGCTAAATCATCTTATGCCAATTATTCTTTTATGTTTGGCGGCACCAATGATAATTTGGAAGAATTGTTAAAAACAGACCCAAAAACGGTTGCTGCTATAAAACTTTTTTTAGGCTCTTCTACCGGAAATATGCTTGTTGATAATGAAGAAGTTTTAGAAAAAATATTTTCTTCGACTAAAATGTTAATTGCAGTACACTGTGAAGATGAAGCAACAATTCAAAAAAACCTACAAAAACAAAAAGAAATTTACGGAGAAGATATTCCAATAAATTTACATCCAAAAATTAGAAGTGAAGAAGCCTGTTACCTATCTTCATCTAAGGCAATTGCTTTAGCCAAAAAAACAGGAGCAAGATTACATGTTTTTCATCTTTCTACCGCCAAAGAAACTGAATTGTTTACAAATAAAATTCCTCTTGAAGAAAAGAAAATAACAGCCGAAGTATGCATTCATCATTTGTGGTTTACTGATGATGACTACGATAAAAAAGGAACTTTAATTAAATGGAATCCTGCTGTAAAAACCCTAAAAGATAGAGAAGGATTGTGGAAGGCTTTATTAGATGATAGAATTGACGTAATAGCTACCGATCATGCTCCGCATACAATTAAAGAAAAGAACAACGTGTACACAAAAGCACCAAGTGGAGGACCGCTGGTTCAACATGCATTGGTCGCTATGATGAAAAAGCACAAAGAGGGAAAAATTTCAATTGAAAAAATAGTTGAAAAAATGTGTCACAACCCTGCAAAATTATTTAAAATAGAAAAAAGAGGGTTTATAAAAGTAGGTTATTATGCAGATTTAGTAATGATTGATCCATCTAGTCCTTGGACTGTTAATAAAGATAATATTTTATATAAATGTGGTTGGTCTCCTTTTGAAGGAACTACTTTTCACTCTAAAATAACACGTACATTTGTAAATGGCAACTTAATTTACAATCACGGAAAATTTAATGATAAAATAAAAGGGCAACGTTTACAGTTTAATAGATAA
- a CDS encoding uroporphyrinogen-III synthase yields the protein MKVKTILVSQPAPKSESSPYFELAEKQKVKIDFRSFIHVEGATAKEVRVQKIDLSKYTAIIFTSRNAVDHFFRIADEMRFNVPDDLKYFCESEAVAYYLQKYVVYRKRKIYVGNKTFQELTKLIKKHKDETFLLPCSDKLKPLIPEELNALKINWEKAVFYKTVVSDLSDLENVFYDVLVFFSPSGIDSLFKNFPEFKQNDTRIAVFGNSTVKAAEDAGLDCNIKVPTPETPSMTMALEKYILNVNKR from the coding sequence ATGAAAGTGAAAACAATTCTGGTATCCCAGCCAGCCCCAAAATCAGAAAGTTCTCCCTATTTTGAATTAGCAGAAAAACAAAAAGTAAAAATTGATTTTAGATCTTTTATCCATGTGGAAGGAGCAACTGCTAAAGAGGTTCGTGTGCAAAAAATTGATTTGAGTAAATACACAGCTATAATTTTTACGAGTAGAAATGCAGTTGATCATTTTTTTAGAATAGCAGATGAAATGCGTTTTAATGTACCTGATGATTTAAAATATTTTTGTGAATCTGAGGCAGTAGCGTATTATTTACAAAAATATGTTGTTTATAGAAAACGTAAGATTTATGTAGGGAATAAAACTTTTCAAGAGTTGACCAAGTTAATCAAGAAACATAAAGACGAGACATTCTTACTACCGTGTTCTGATAAATTAAAGCCTTTAATTCCTGAAGAATTGAATGCGCTTAAAATCAATTGGGAAAAAGCAGTTTTTTACAAAACGGTTGTAAGTGATTTATCAGATTTAGAAAATGTTTTTTATGATGTTTTAGTTTTCTTTAGCCCATCAGGAATAGATTCTTTATTTAAGAATTTTCCAGAGTTTAAGCAAAACGACACAAGAATTGCTGTATTTGGTAATTCTACAGTTAAAGCTGCTGAAGATGCAGGTTTAGATTGTAATATTAAGGTTCCAACACCAGAGACTCCATCAATGACTATGGCTTTGGAAAAATATATTTTAAATGTAAATAAAAGATAA
- a CDS encoding porin family protein: MKTNKNIDRLFQEKLKDFEVSPPDDAWKNIEQSLNKNKKRPIIPLWFKLGGVAAILLLMTIGTINYYNNPTEVNPIITDIDGVNKTTPVIENIEIENQIDSNNEDAIVNSVNNDDINSVNTTISSEQKNQEKSKQEKVVITNETSTVAQKSTSKNSQLTLPLKRSSNKTTDNTAIAINNSDNNTNLLQKQNSITSNSIENTINTNSTRLNENNANKSSISDPKISQNNTNESAVKVEDDIEENEDVIAENIENLVDTLDENELLKQDKEDEKNTKKWSVASIAGPVQLNSFSSDSSPLDESFIQNEKQVNNAISYGIKVGYKLNNKLSLQSGISIVNLSYKTNDVLIQTNLNASHLSSINYAPNAELIQVSGTSSSNSDALNSSARNEVSNVDSFTGTLNQEFGYIEVPLELKYNLTDGKIGVNLVGGFSTLFLNDNTITVDTDSFSSTIGEADNLNNINFSGNFGLDVDYKINKQLFLNIAPTIKVQTNTFSNNSGNFKPYTIGVYTGLNYSF; the protein is encoded by the coding sequence ATGAAAACTAATAAAAATATAGATCGATTGTTTCAAGAGAAACTCAAAGATTTTGAAGTGAGTCCTCCAGATGACGCTTGGAAAAATATTGAGCAATCTCTTAATAAAAACAAAAAACGTCCAATCATTCCATTATGGTTTAAACTTGGAGGAGTAGCAGCAATACTATTATTGATGACTATTGGTACAATTAATTATTATAACAATCCGACTGAAGTAAATCCAATTATTACTGATATAGATGGAGTGAACAAAACAACTCCAGTTATTGAAAATATAGAAATTGAAAACCAAATTGATTCTAATAATGAAGATGCAATTGTTAATTCAGTAAATAATGATGATATAAACAGTGTCAATACAACTATTTCATCTGAACAAAAGAACCAAGAAAAAAGTAAGCAGGAAAAAGTTGTTATTACTAATGAAACTTCAACTGTAGCACAAAAAAGCACTTCAAAAAATAGTCAATTGACATTGCCTCTAAAAAGGAGTTCTAATAAAACTACAGACAATACTGCTATTGCAATTAATAATAGTGATAACAATACTAATTTATTACAAAAGCAGAATAGTATCACTTCTAATTCAATTGAAAACACTATAAACACAAATAGCACTCGTTTAAATGAAAATAATGCAAATAAAAGTTCAATTAGTGACCCAAAAATTTCTCAAAATAACACAAACGAATCTGCAGTAAAAGTTGAGGATGATATAGAAGAAAATGAAGATGTTATTGCTGAAAATATTGAAAATTTAGTTGATACATTAGATGAAAATGAGTTGTTAAAACAAGATAAAGAAGATGAGAAAAATACTAAAAAATGGTCTGTTGCTTCAATTGCTGGTCCAGTTCAATTAAATTCTTTTTCATCAGATAGTTCACCTCTCGATGAATCGTTTATACAAAATGAAAAGCAAGTTAACAACGCAATTTCTTATGGGATTAAAGTAGGTTACAAACTTAATAATAAATTGAGTTTACAATCTGGAATAAGTATCGTAAACTTATCATATAAAACGAATGATGTGTTAATTCAAACAAATTTAAATGCATCTCATTTATCAAGTATTAATTATGCTCCAAATGCTGAATTAATTCAAGTAAGTGGTACTTCTTCTTCCAATTCTGATGCTCTTAATTCTTCAGCAAGAAATGAAGTTTCAAATGTAGATTCTTTTACAGGAACTTTAAATCAAGAGTTTGGTTATATAGAAGTTCCGCTTGAACTAAAATACAACTTGACAGATGGAAAAATAGGCGTAAATCTTGTTGGTGGATTTAGTACATTATTTTTAAATGACAATACTATTACAGTAGATACAGACTCTTTTTCTTCAACTATTGGAGAAGCTGATAATTTAAATAATATCAATTTTAGTGGAAATTTTGGTTTGGATGTAGATTATAAGATTAACAAACAGTTATTCTTAAACATTGCACCAACAATAAAGGTTCAAACTAATACGTTTTCTAATAACTCTGGGAACTTTAAACCATATACTATTGGGGTTTATACAGGTTTAAATTATAGTTTTTAG
- a CDS encoding LuxE/PaaK family acyltransferase — translation MITETIFSIKSEEEFTQKALEVFRFQAENCLVYKEFIKHLNINVNLVNTVLEIPFLPIQFFKSHKIVSNKNTVNQIFLSSGTGGTQSQHFVTDLSIYEESYRRGFEYFYGDIKDYVVLALLPSYLERDGSSLIYMVDDLIKKSRNSESGFFLENTQEMTKIIENSSKNDEKLLILGVSYALLDLVERQKFDLKNAIIMETGGMKGRRKEMIREELHEILCDGFGVDMIHSEYGMTELLSQGYSKGNGVFETPPWMKILIRDTEDALTLLPQGKVGGVNVIDLANINSCSFIATQDLGKKTSENSFEVLGRFDNSDIRGCNLLIQ, via the coding sequence ATGATCACTGAGACTATTTTTTCAATAAAATCAGAAGAAGAATTTACACAAAAAGCACTTGAAGTTTTTAGGTTTCAAGCGGAAAACTGTTTGGTTTATAAGGAGTTTATTAAACATCTCAATATCAATGTAAATTTAGTGAATACTGTTTTAGAAATTCCTTTCTTACCAATTCAGTTTTTTAAATCCCATAAAATTGTATCAAATAAAAACACTGTAAATCAAATTTTTTTAAGTAGTGGAACTGGCGGAACTCAAAGCCAACATTTCGTAACAGACCTTTCAATTTATGAAGAAAGTTATAGGCGAGGTTTTGAATATTTTTATGGTGATATTAAAGATTATGTTGTGTTGGCATTATTACCAAGTTATTTAGAGCGAGATGGTTCATCTTTGATTTATATGGTCGATGATTTAATTAAAAAAAGTCGTAATTCTGAAAGTGGTTTTTTTCTTGAAAATACGCAGGAAATGACTAAAATCATTGAAAATAGCTCTAAAAATGATGAAAAATTACTCATTTTAGGTGTTTCTTATGCTTTATTAGATTTGGTTGAAAGACAAAAATTTGATTTAAAAAATGCAATCATTATGGAAACTGGCGGAATGAAAGGAAGAAGAAAAGAAATGATTCGTGAAGAATTACATGAAATTTTATGTGATGGTTTTGGAGTTGATATGATTCATTCAGAATATGGAATGACAGAATTGTTAAGTCAAGGATATTCCAAGGGCAATGGCGTTTTTGAAACTCCGCCTTGGATGAAAATTTTAATTCGCGATACTGAAGATGCATTAACACTTTTACCACAAGGAAAAGTAGGAGGAGTGAATGTAATCGATTTAGCCAATATCAATTCTTGTAGTTTTATTGCAACACAGGATTTGGGTAAAAAAACATCCGAAAACTCTTTCGAAGTCCTCGGACGGTTTGATAATTCTGATATTCGTGGTTGTAATTTATTGATACAGTGA
- a CDS encoding RNA polymerase sigma factor: MGLEKLIKKCAQNDRKAQAEVYQLFSGKLFGLCLKYSKNYAEAQDNLQDGFITIFEKINTYNFNGSFEGWIKRIVINTALQKYRNKSMLTLVSEEIPDEVSIEIDEDTVSLEYLLSIIQQLPNRYRAVFNLYILDGYSHKEIAKKLDISEGTSKSNLSRARLILKEKLEENQSKLNTTKAQN; encoded by the coding sequence ATGGGTTTAGAAAAACTCATAAAAAAATGTGCTCAAAATGATCGAAAAGCACAAGCTGAAGTTTACCAACTTTTTTCTGGTAAACTATTCGGTTTGTGTCTTAAGTATTCTAAAAATTATGCTGAGGCACAAGACAATTTACAAGATGGTTTTATTACTATTTTTGAAAAAATAAATACTTACAATTTTAATGGTTCGTTCGAAGGTTGGATAAAACGAATTGTAATAAATACTGCTTTACAGAAATACAGAAATAAATCAATGTTGACTTTAGTTTCTGAAGAAATTCCTGATGAAGTTAGTATTGAAATTGACGAAGACACTGTATCATTAGAATATTTACTAAGCATAATACAGCAATTACCAAACAGATATAGGGCCGTTTTTAATCTTTATATTCTTGATGGCTATTCTCATAAAGAAATAGCAAAAAAATTAGATATTTCAGAAGGAACATCAAAATCAAATTTATCAAGAGCACGATTGATTTTAAAGGAAAAATTAGAAGAAAATCAGAGCAAACTGAACACAACAAAAGCACAAAATTAA
- a CDS encoding lipoprotein, with product MKRYILILVAILSLSSCSLDDDSDSLSFYPTLVAIDDAVVPEEFQLGESYEITIDYTLPNACYSFNDIYYEYDQNTRIVAVRVLVTNDTSCTQATIEEQYTFTVQVTQTEPYVFKFWQGEDNQGNNQYLIVEVPVVE from the coding sequence ATGAAACGTTATATATTAATTTTAGTAGCAATTTTATCTTTATCATCCTGTTCGCTTGATGATGATTCTGATTCTCTAAGTTTTTATCCAACTCTTGTGGCTATTGATGATGCTGTGGTTCCAGAAGAATTTCAATTGGGTGAATCTTATGAAATTACAATAGACTATACATTGCCAAATGCATGTTATAGTTTTAATGACATTTATTACGAATACGATCAAAATACTAGAATTGTTGCAGTAAGGGTTCTTGTCACAAATGATACATCTTGTACTCAAGCAACAATTGAAGAACAATATACTTTTACAGTTCAGGTAACCCAAACTGAACCATACGTGTTCAAATTTTGGCAAGGAGAAGATAACCAAGGAAATAATCAATATTTAATTGTAGAAGTTCCTGTTGTAGAATAA
- a CDS encoding SDR family oxidoreductase: protein MILVTGGTGLVGAHLLVELTKQHDKVRAIHRKNSNLDAVKKVFSYYFDEIDSFYSKIEWLEADITQTPSLERAFVGVTYVYHCAALISFASKDYQKMRKINIEGTANIVNFSIVNYVKKLCFVSSIATLDKSFSNKIIDENSDFNIEKSNYGYAITKYGAEMEVWRGTQEDLDVVIVNPGIILGSGFWNNGSGKFFSKINKGLKYYTEGITGYVGVKDLVKSMLKLMNSDIKNERFVLISENKSYEEVFNHISDQFDKKKPSVKVSKLMSEIIWRISKVPSFIFGIEPILTKHSAKSIHNKYYFSNEKIKKAIGIKFEPLSETIKDVCRDFKN, encoded by the coding sequence ATGATTTTAGTTACAGGAGGTACAGGGCTAGTCGGAGCACATTTATTGGTTGAATTAACTAAGCAACATGATAAAGTGCGAGCAATTCATCGTAAGAACAGTAATTTAGATGCTGTAAAAAAAGTATTTTCTTATTATTTTGATGAAATAGATTCATTTTATTCTAAAATAGAATGGCTTGAAGCCGATATTACTCAAACACCATCTTTAGAAAGGGCATTTGTTGGTGTAACTTATGTTTATCATTGTGCTGCTTTGATATCGTTTGCATCGAAAGATTATCAAAAAATGCGAAAAATTAATATTGAAGGAACCGCTAATATTGTTAATTTTTCAATTGTCAACTATGTTAAAAAATTGTGTTTTGTTAGTTCTATTGCTACCCTTGACAAATCTTTTTCTAATAAAATTATTGATGAAAATTCAGATTTTAATATTGAGAAAAGTAATTATGGATATGCAATTACTAAGTATGGAGCCGAGATGGAGGTTTGGAGAGGAACTCAAGAAGATTTAGATGTAGTAATTGTAAATCCAGGAATTATTTTAGGTTCTGGTTTTTGGAATAATGGTTCTGGAAAGTTTTTTTCAAAAATAAATAAGGGGCTGAAATATTACACTGAAGGAATTACTGGATATGTAGGGGTTAAAGACCTTGTCAAATCGATGCTTAAGTTGATGAATAGTGATATAAAAAACGAAAGGTTTGTTTTAATTTCAGAGAACAAAAGCTATGAAGAAGTTTTTAATCATATTTCTGATCAATTTGACAAGAAGAAACCTTCGGTAAAAGTCTCAAAATTAATGAGTGAAATAATTTGGAGAATTTCAAAAGTACCATCATTTATATTTGGTATAGAGCCGATTTTGACTAAGCACTCAGCGAAATCAATTCATAATAAATATTATTTTTCAAATGAAAAAATTAAGAAAGCTATTGGGATTAAATTTGAACCTTTGTCTGAAACAATAAAAGATGTGTGTAGAGATTTTAAGAATTAG
- a CDS encoding DUF4271 domain-containing protein, with translation MNYLSLNLLLQNDWITFVFLIIFILLGVVKFIFKDRLNDLILLFVSKKYFLNFGKEKKPVISRFNFILFIVQTLVLTLLFFSYLEFYQPKLLLNNNFELFVQIFVGLIIFFAIRYVIGFVLGRLFEVNQLHEEITFAKVSYLFSISIIILPLVLFVFFMKNYNLFIFQLTLLVLLILLIFRYLFIFRNNKKRVISKLFYFILYLCALEIAPMLLIFKLIL, from the coding sequence ATGAATTATTTATCTTTAAATCTATTATTGCAAAATGATTGGATTACGTTTGTTTTTTTAATAATTTTTATCCTTTTAGGGGTTGTAAAATTTATTTTTAAAGACAGACTTAACGACCTTATACTCTTATTTGTGTCCAAAAAGTATTTTTTGAATTTTGGAAAAGAAAAAAAACCTGTAATTAGTAGATTTAATTTTATACTTTTTATAGTTCAGACATTAGTTTTAACACTTTTATTTTTCTCTTATTTAGAGTTTTACCAGCCTAAATTGCTATTGAATAATAATTTTGAACTTTTTGTGCAAATTTTTGTAGGATTGATAATTTTCTTTGCTATTCGTTATGTAATAGGCTTTGTTTTAGGTCGTTTGTTCGAAGTAAATCAATTACATGAAGAAATAACTTTTGCTAAAGTAAGCTATCTATTTTCCATTTCAATAATTATTTTGCCATTAGTACTTTTTGTTTTTTTTATGAAAAACTACAATCTATTTATATTTCAATTAACACTATTAGTTTTACTCATATTATTGATTTTTAGATATCTATTTATCTTTAGAAACAATAAAAAGAGGGTGATAAGTAAATTGTTTTATTTTATTTTGTACCTTTGTGCCCTTGAAATAGCGCCTATGCTTTTAATTTTCAAATTAATCCTTTAA
- a CDS encoding polyprenol monophosphomannose synthase, whose amino-acid sequence MSDALVIIPTFNEKENIELIIRAVFSQKKAFDILIVDDSSPDGTAQIVENLKSEFSNRLFLELRKEKTGLGAAYIHGFKWALAKDYMYIMEMDADFSHNPNDLINLYNECANNNTDIAVGSRYLNEEINVVNWDIKRILLSYFASKYVRLVTGIPVKDTTAGFVCYRRKVLEKINLNKIQFTGYAFQIEMKYKAWKRNFKIKEVSIIFTDRIRGKSKMNGSIISEAVFGVLKLRLNGLPKEEKV is encoded by the coding sequence ATGTCGGACGCATTAGTTATTATACCTACATTTAACGAAAAGGAAAATATTGAATTGATTATTCGAGCTGTTTTCTCCCAAAAAAAGGCTTTTGATATTTTAATTGTAGATGATAGTTCTCCCGATGGAACGGCTCAAATAGTAGAAAATTTAAAATCAGAATTTTCTAATCGATTGTTTTTAGAATTAAGAAAAGAAAAAACTGGTTTGGGTGCTGCATATATCCACGGTTTTAAATGGGCGCTAGCCAAGGACTATATGTATATAATGGAAATGGATGCCGATTTCTCACACAATCCTAATGACTTAATAAATCTTTATAACGAATGCGCAAACAATAATACTGATATCGCAGTTGGATCAAGGTATTTAAATGAAGAAATAAATGTTGTAAATTGGGATATAAAACGAATACTTTTATCTTATTTTGCTTCAAAATATGTGAGGTTAGTTACAGGTATCCCTGTAAAAGATACAACTGCAGGTTTTGTGTGCTATAGACGAAAAGTTTTAGAAAAAATAAATTTAAATAAAATACAATTTACTGGATATGCTTTTCAAATTGAAATGAAATACAAAGCATGGAAAAGGAATTTTAAAATTAAAGAAGTATCAATTATCTTTACTGATAGAATAAGAGGAAAATCAAAAATGAATGGTTCTATTATATCTGAAGCCGTTTTTGGTGTATTAAAATTGCGATTAAATGGATTGCCAAAAGAAGAAAAAGTATGA
- the tyrS gene encoding tyrosine--tRNA ligase has protein sequence MKNFVEELRWRGLLHDIMPGTEEQLAKEKTTAYIGFDPTADSLHIGSLVQIFILKHFQLCGHKPIALVGGATGMVGDPSGKSAERNLLDEETLSKNIKGVKSQLERFLDFSDSENGAELVNNYDWMKEISLIDFVRETGKHLTVNYMMAKDSVKKRISGENTDGMSFTEFTYQLFQGYDFYHLYKEKNCLLQMGGSDQWGNITTGTELIRRKLQGKAYAITVPLVTKADGTKFGKTEGGNVWLDAKRTSPYKFYQYWLNSSDEDAEKYIKIFTFLDKETIEKLIAEHKEAPHLRILQKKIGEEVTILTHGKDAYENAIKASNILFGKSTSDDLKSLDEQTFLDVFDGVPQAEISHEQIENGLEIVPAFADTSFLKSNGEVRRALKENSISVNKNKVKENFIITSDDLIAEKYVLLQRGKKSYFLLKIV, from the coding sequence ATGAAGAACTTTGTTGAGGAATTACGTTGGCGTGGACTTTTACACGATATCATGCCAGGAACTGAAGAACAACTTGCAAAAGAAAAAACAACTGCATATATAGGTTTTGATCCAACTGCCGACTCACTACATATTGGTAGTTTAGTACAGATATTTATTTTAAAACATTTTCAACTATGTGGTCATAAACCAATTGCTTTAGTTGGTGGAGCAACTGGTATGGTTGGAGATCCTTCAGGTAAATCAGCAGAACGTAATTTACTAGATGAAGAAACTTTGAGCAAAAATATTAAAGGTGTAAAATCACAATTAGAACGTTTCTTAGATTTTTCTGACTCTGAAAACGGTGCAGAATTGGTAAACAATTACGATTGGATGAAAGAAATTTCATTAATTGATTTTGTTAGAGAAACAGGAAAACATTTGACAGTCAACTATATGATGGCCAAAGACTCTGTAAAAAAGCGTATTAGTGGAGAAAATACTGATGGTATGAGTTTTACAGAATTTACCTACCAACTTTTTCAAGGATATGATTTTTACCATTTATACAAAGAAAAAAATTGCCTATTACAAATGGGTGGTTCTGATCAATGGGGAAATATTACCACCGGAACAGAATTAATTCGAAGAAAATTACAGGGTAAAGCCTATGCTATTACAGTACCATTGGTTACTAAAGCAGATGGGACAAAATTTGGTAAAACAGAAGGTGGAAACGTATGGTTAGATGCTAAGAGAACTTCCCCTTATAAATTCTATCAATATTGGCTAAATTCATCTGATGAAGATGCAGAAAAATATATTAAAATCTTTACTTTTTTAGATAAAGAAACTATTGAAAAGTTAATTGCAGAACATAAAGAAGCCCCACACCTGCGTATACTTCAAAAGAAAATTGGTGAAGAAGTAACTATCTTAACACATGGTAAAGATGCTTATGAAAATGCAATTAAAGCCTCTAATATTTTATTTGGAAAATCAACTTCTGATGATTTAAAATCTTTAGACGAACAAACTTTCTTAGATGTTTTTGATGGTGTACCTCAAGCAGAAATTTCTCATGAACAAATCGAAAACGGTTTAGAGATTGTGCCTGCATTTGCTGACACTAGTTTCCTAAAATCAAATGGAGAAGTACGTAGAGCATTAAAAGAAAATTCAATCTCAGTCAATAAAAACAAAGTAAAAGAGAATTTTATTATTACTTCTGATGATTTAATTGCTGAAAAATATGTGCTTTTACAAAGAGGTAAAAAGAGTTATTTCTTATTGAAAATTGTTTGA